The genomic segment ACACCCTCTGGATACATAAGAAGGAGCGCCAACATGGCCGCCACTCAGGAAGAGATCGTCGCCGGTCTCGCGGAGATCGTCAACGAGATCGCCGGCATCCCGGTCGAGGACGTCCAGCTGGACAAGTCCTTCACCGACGACCTGGACGTCGACTCGCTGTCCATGGTCGAGGTCGTCGTC from the Streptomyces venezuelae genome contains:
- a CDS encoding acyl carrier protein, encoding MAATQEEIVAGLAEIVNEIAGIPVEDVQLDKSFTDDLDVDSLSMVEVVVAAEERFDVKIPDDDVKNLKTVGDATKYILEHQS